One genomic window of Brienomyrus brachyistius isolate T26 chromosome 16, BBRACH_0.4, whole genome shotgun sequence includes the following:
- the pgap1 gene encoding GPI inositol-deacylase, which translates to MKSVTVAFYSCVLGLLGMGLRELMWGFEENRCSMTYMFEYPEYRRVQLPRRVANQYPGYGLYLYGEGAYAQETRGLKLSGAPVLFLPGNAGSYKQARSLGSVALRKAEHMAGRIHLNVFTVDFREELVALYGGSLQRQTLFLHESIKAILRLYKNQPHPPRSVVLVGHSMGGVVARALFTLPRFDPTLVSLILTQASPHQAPVLALDADLLDFYSTVRRHWCAGTEELHNVTVLSVGGGHRDYQVRSGLTALPCPQGDPSKLSMVTTAVPRTWVSTDHLSIVWCKELVLATVRALFDLIDPDTRQFTEDQQRRMAVLKHHFIRHPMRLLEEQHDTEVSWLSGPAEAWTEVNTLRLLYSAPKEPRVKYFLFALSGRRKAYSHFHCRSSSLEMSSWLYGCTQMNTSFCAQAIDLSWGTELLPAYKVVTVKLSDLSSVSHLVIGASNLAGNQFSVECEWLNLDSRMVSTPVPHVLSLGLTVSDVTLNSTGLLHTVRLENFHQVYQAFRITVMSQCKTGKDRLPSVYRLSVPWFREGFFTAASVPSVTEIAAMLHTSRPDNTSSVLLQLHTAPNCQYKVSVRTSFPKVLGQMLRYCGPTLPSYTAVGLLLACERQIDSLIKTGRPLAMSTAVGGAIQPHKVEIPVYLLQLLLRLSWFRDGWSALSLPLPDSLPVSTLDGVGSVDPAEDWSRLLGLLLQVLGAGVAFWGSALFRLALRALSLVMAPLHRPCLSRHCGVLHPWAQVLLILTLGVLGRITCGALAFSLAFLCYLYRVLRLLMTHRTLKHVLNLAPQQQKVDKRSSPDEDGHVDEDGHAATAKSNGGPLLTDLVLQEVTDDLELHLSLSALLTVPMVLITPSMIHWARSLRYAIRLQPDPCWPLTLPLLTSTILLINCSCVTFRHSKILVLVPLLLPPLCVAMATFTLLHLYRVTPLLCTALILLLLCSHV; encoded by the exons ATGAAAAGCGTCACGGTCGCCTTTTACAGCTGTGTCCTGGGGCTCCTGGGAATGGGGCTGCGGGAGCTGATGTGGGGATTCGAGGAGAACAGATGCAGCATGACCTACATGTTCGAGTACCCCGAATACCGG CGTGTACAGCTGCCCCGGCGTGTGGCGAATCAGTACCCAGGATACGGGCTCTACCTGTACGGAGAGGGTGCCTACGCCCAGGAAACCCGGGGACTGAAACTCAGTGGCGCCCCCGTGCTGTTCCTACCTGGAAATGCAGGCAGTTACAAGCAAG CGAGGTCCCTGGGCTCAGTAGCTCTCCGGAAAGCAGAGCACATGGCTGGCAGGATCCACCTGAACGTGTTCACCGTGGATTTCAGAGAGGAGTTGGTGGCCCTCTATGGGGGTAGCCTCCAGCGACAGACACTCTTCTTACACGAGAGCATCAAGGCCATACTGCGCCTCTACAAG AATCAGCCCCACCCCCCGCGCAGTGTGGTGCTGGTAGGACACTCCATGGGCGGTGTGGTCGCCCGGGCTCTCTTCACACTGCCTCGCTTCGACCCCACACTGGTCAGCCTGATCCTGACCCAGGCTTCGCCTCACCAGGCCCCTGTGTTAGCGCTGGACGCTGACCTGCTAG ATTTTTACTCCACAGTTAGGAGGCATTGGTGTGCAGGGACGGAGGAGCTCCACAATGTGACGGTGCTGTCTgtagggggggggcacagggatTACCAGGTACGCTCTGGCCTGAcggccctgccctgcccccagGGAGACCCCAGCAAGCTGTCCATGGTG ACCACTGCTGTGCCCAGGACCTGGGTGTCCACAGACCACCTGTCCATCGTGTG GTGCAAAGAGCTGGTTCTTGCCACTGTGAGGGCCCTCTTTGACCTCATTGACCCAGACACAAGACAG TTCACCGAGGACCAGCAGCGCAGAATGGCTGTGTTGAAGCATCACTTCATCAGGCATCCAATGCGGCTTCTGGAAGAGCAGCATGACACAGAGGTCTCCTGGTTATCAG GCCCTGCTGAGGCGTGGACAGAGGTCAACACCCTGAGGCTGCTGTACAGCGCGCCCAAG GAGCCCAGGGTGAAGTACTTCCTGTTCGCCCTCTCTGGCCGCAGGAAGGCTTACAGCCACTTCCATTGTCGGAGCAGCAGTCTG GAGATGAGCAGCTGGCTGTATGGATGCACCCAGATGAACACCTCCTTTTG CGCGCAGGCTATAGACCTGTCCTGGGGGACAGAACTGCTGCCCGCCTATAAG GTCGTGACAGTGAAGCTCAGTGACCTGTCCTCGGTGTCCCACCTGGTCATCGGTGCCTCTAACCTTGCTGGTAATCAG TTCAGTGTGGAGTGCGAGTGGCTCAATCTGGACTCCAGGATGGTGTCCACACCTGTGCCACATGTCCTCTCCCTCG gtcTGACGGTCAGTGACGTCACTCTCAACTCCACTGGTCTTCTGCACACCGTGCGGCTGGAGAACTTTCACCAG GTCTATCAGGCTTTCAGAATCACCGTTATGAGCCAGTGCAAAACCGGCAAAG ACCGCCTGCCCAGTGTGTACAGACTGTCCGTGCCCTGGTTCAGGGAGGGTTTTTTCACTGCGGCCAG tgtgCCCTCAGTAACAGAGATAGCTGCCATGCTACACACTAGCCGACCTGATAACACATCCAGTGTCCTTCTGCAGCTCCACACTGCCCCTAATTGCCAGTACAAG GTGTCAGTGAGGACCTCTTTCCCCAAGGTGCTGggccag ATGCTGCGTTACTGTGGTCCGACCCTTCCGTCCTACACTGCGGTGGGCTTGCTGCTGGCTTGCGAGAGACAGATTGATTCCTTAATCAAGACAG GCCGTCCCTTGGCCATGAGCACGGCTGTAGGGGGCGCCATCCAGCCACATAAGGTGGAGATCCCAGTCTACCTGCTGCAGCTGTTGCTAAG GCTCAGCTGGTTCCGGGACGGCTGGTCCGCCCTGTCGCTGCCCCTGCCGGACAGCCTGCCCGTGTCCACCCTGGATGGCGTGGGCAGTGTGGACCCCGCAGAGGACTGGAGCCGGCTGCTGGGCCTGCTGCTGCAGGTGCTGGGAGCCGGCGTGGCCTTCTGGGGCAGCGCGCTGTTTCGGCTCGCTCTGCGCGCACTGTCTCTGGTCATGGCTCCACTGCACAg GCCTTGTTTGTCCAGGCACTGTGGCGTCCTCCATCCCTGGGCTCAGGTGCTGCTCATTCTGACCCTGGGGGTGCTGGGGCGGATTACATGCGGAGCCCTGGCCTTCTCCCTGGCCTTCCTGTGCTACCTGTACCGG GTGCTGAGACTGCTCATGACGCACAGGACTCTGAAGCACGTCCTCAACTTG GCACCCCAGCAGCAGAAGGTGGACAAAAGGAGCAGCCCCGATGAAGATGGTCATGTGGATGAAGACGGTCACGCGGCGACTGCGAAGAGCAATGGGGGGCCCTTGCTGACAGACTTGGTGCTTCAGGAAGTGACAGATGATCTGGAACTACACCTGAGCTTGTCTGCGCTGCTAACCGTGCCAATGGTGTTGATCACGCCCTCCATGATCCACTGGGCCCGGAGCCTgag GTACGCCATCCGGCTGCAGCctgacccctgctggccacTCACCCTGCCTCTGCTCACCTCCACCATTCTGTTGATCAACTGCAGCTGTGTCACTTTCAGACACAG TAAGATCCTGGTCCTGGTCCCTCTGCTCCTGCCGCCCCTCTGCGTCGCCATGGCCACCTTCACCTTGCTGCACCTGTACCGCGTGACCCCCCTCCTTTGCACGGCCCTGAttctgctgctcctctgcagCCACGTCTGA
- the tyw5 gene encoding tRNA wybutosine-synthesizing protein 5, with protein sequence MMDCQVKLTVPIYTGVDKELFLREIYTMRRPALLKGVALGSCCDKWTVDYLADRGGAKPVTVHVSPEPRMDFLHKNFLYRTLPFEELIRRAAEETHSNFFISEKESYYLRSLGDDPRKDPADLRKQFPELAEDFCIPEFFEAEQFFSCVFRISSRGLQLWTHYDVMDNLLAQVSGRKRVVLYSPRDVQYLYLSGDKSEVLDIDTPDLDRFPDFVKARRYECVLNPGDLLFIPALWFHNTLALEFGVGVNVFWRQLSLESYDKRDPYGNKDPVAVSRAMQTMDRALRALDDLPPDYRDFYARRMVLQIQSRAYSTDPEKTGQPHEKAGSMATADMDTSGYSSPLS encoded by the exons ATGATGGATTGCCAAGTGAAGCTGACTGTGCCTATTTATACAGGAGTGGATAAAGAGCTATTTCTTCGGGAGATTTACACAATG CGCCGTCCAGCCCTCTTGAAGGGCGTAGCCCTGGGGTCTTGCTGTGATAAGTGGACGGTGGACTACCTGGCAGACCGAGGCGGAGCCAAGCCGGTGACAGTCCACGTGTCCCCAGAGCCACGGATGGATTTTCTGCACAAGAATTTCCTTTACAG GACTCTGCCATTTGAGGAGCTTATCAGGAGGGCGGCAGAGGAGACACACTCGAACTTCTTTATCTCAGAG AAAGAAAGTTACTACCTCCGCTCATTAGGAGACGACCCCCGCAAA GACCCAGCTGATTTGAGGAAGCAGTTTCCAGAGCTGGCAGAAGACTTTTGTATCCCAGAGTTCTTTGAGGCTGAGCAGTTCTTTTCCTGCGTGTTTCGGATTAGCTCCCGTGGCCTGCAGCTGTGGACACATTATGAT GTGATGGACAACCTTCTGGCCCAGGTGAGTGGGAGGAAGCGTGTGGTTCTCTACAGCCCCCGAGATGTACAATACCTCTACCTATCAG GAGACAAGTCTGAGGTCCTGGACATTGACACTCCTGACTTGGATCGTTTCCCTGACTTTGTGAAGGCCAGACGATACGAGTGTGTGCTGAACCCAGGAGACCTGCTGTTCATTCCTG ccctgtggttCCACAACACCCTGGCTTTGGAATTCGGGGTGGGGGTCAATGTCTTCTGGCGCCAGCTGTCCCTCGAAAGCTACGACAAAAGAGACCCATATGGGAACAAGGACCCGGTAGCAGTGAGTCGGGCCATGCAGACTATGGACCGGGCCCTGCGGGCACTGGATGACCTGCCCCCTGATTACCGTGACTTCTATGCTCGTCGGATGGTGCTACAAATCCAGAGTCGTGCCTACTCCACTGATCCGGAAAAGACAGGGCAGCCACACGAGAAAGCAGGAAGTATGGCCACGGCAGACATGGACACTTCCGGGTATAGCAGCCCGCTTTCTTAA